A portion of the Arachis stenosperma cultivar V10309 unplaced genomic scaffold, arast.V10309.gnm1.PFL2 arast.V10309.gnm1.Scaffold_100041, whole genome shotgun sequence genome contains these proteins:
- the LOC130960032 gene encoding NADH-ubiquinone oxidoreductase chain 5, whose protein sequence is FTSDSVFDSPTVVMLIVVTSISSLVHLYSISYMSEDPHSPRFMCYLSILTFFMPMLVTGDNSLQLFLGWEGVGLASYLLIHFWFTRLQADKAATKAMPVNRVGDFGLAPGISGRFTLFQTVDFSTIFARASAPRNSWISCNMRLNAITLICILLLIGAVGKSAQIGSHTWSPDAMEGPTPVSALIHAATMVTAGVFMIARCSPLFEYPPTALIVITSAGATTSFLAATTGILQNDLKRVIAYSTCSQLGYMIFACGISNYSVSVFHLMNHAFFKALLFLSAGSVIHAMSDEQDMRKMGGLASSFPFTYAMMLMGSLSLIGFPFLTGFYSKDVILELAYTKYTISGNFAFWLGSLSVLFTSYYSFRSLFLTFLVPTNSFGRDIVRCHDAPIPMAIPLILLALGSLFVGYLAKV, encoded by the coding sequence TTCACTTCTGACTCCGTGTTCGATAGCCCGACCGTAGTGATGTTAATTGTGGTTACATCCATAAGTAGCTTGGTCCATCTTTATTCCATTTCATATATGTCTGAGGATCCGCATAGCCCTCGATTTATGTGTTATTTATCCATTCTTACTTTTTTTATGCCAATGTTGGTGACTGGAGATAACTCTCTTCAATTATTCCTGGGATGGGAGGGAGTAGGTCTTGCTTCATATTTGTTAATTCATTTCTGGTTTACACGACTTCAGGCAGATAAAGCAGCTACAAAAGCTATGCCTGTCAATCGAGTAGGTGATTTTGGATTAGCTCCTGGGATTTCGGGTCGTTTTACTCTCTTTCAAACAGTAGACTTTTCAACCATTTTTGCTCGTGCTAGTGCCCCCAGAAATTCTTGGATTTCTTGCAATATGAGATTGAATGCCATAACTCTTATTTGTATTTTACTTCTTATTGGTGCTGTTGGGAAATCTGCACAGATAGGATCGCATACTTGGTCACCCGATGCTATGGAGGGTCCCACTCCAGTATCCGCTTTGATTCATGCAGCTACTATGGTCACAGCTGGCGTTTTCATGATAGCAAGGTGCTCCCCTTTATTTGAATACCCACCTACGGCTTTGATTGTTATTACTTCTGCAGGAGCTACGACGTCATTCCTTGCGGCAACCACTGGAATATTACAGAACGATCTAAAGAGGGTCATAGCTTATTCAACTTGCAGTCAATTAGGCTATATGATCTTTGCTTGCGGCATCTCTAACTATTCGGTTAGCGTCTTTCACTTAATGAATCACGCCTTTTTCAAAGCATTACTATTCCTGAGTGCGGGTTCGGTGATTCATGCCATGTCGGATGAGCAAGATATGCGGAAGATGGGGGGGCTTGCCTCCTCGTTCCCTTTTACCTATGCCATGATGCTCATGGGCAGCTTATCTCTAATTGGATTTCCTTTTCTAACTGGATTTTATTCCAAAGATGTGATATTAGAGCTCGCTTACACTAAGTATACCATCAGTGGGAATTTTGCTTTCTGGTTGGGAAGTTTGTCTGTTCTTTTCACTTCTTATTACTCTTTTCGTTCACTTTTTCTAACATTTCTAGTACCAACTAATTCATTCGGGCGAGACATCGTAAGATGTCATGATGCGCCCATTCCTATGGCCATTCCTTTAATACTTCTGGCTCTCGGGAGTCTCTTTGTAGGATACTTGGCCAAAGTGTGA
- the LOC130960027 gene encoding ribosomal protein S12, mitochondrial: MPTLNQLIRHGREEKRRTDRTRASDQCPQKQGVRPRVSTRTPKKPNSAPRKIAKVRLSNRHDIFAHIPGEGHNSQEHSMVLIRGGRVKDLPGVKSHCIRGVKDLLGIPDRRRGRSKYGAEKPKSI, from the coding sequence ATGCCTACATTAAATCAATTGATTCGTCATGGTAGAGAAGAAAAACGGCGCACGGACCGTACTAGAGCTTCGGATCAATGTCCCCAGAAGCAAGGAGTACGCCCGCGTGTTTCAACGAGAACACCGAAAAAACCTAATTCAGCTCCACGTAAGATAGCCAAAGTACGATTGAGCAATCGACATGATATATTTGCTCACATTCCGGGCGAAGGTCATAATTCGCAGGAACATTCTATGGTCTTAATAAGAGGAGGTAGAGTGAAAGATTTGCCAGGTGTGAAATCCCATTGTATTCGAGGAGTAAAGGATTTGTTGGGAATTCCGGATCGAAGAAGAGGCAGATCCAAATATGGTGCAGAAAAACCCAAATCGATATGA
- the LOC130960026 gene encoding NADH-ubiquinone oxidoreductase chain 3, with translation MVGFIGTLFFFRYAAPRARSERTKWAVVMSEFAPICISLVISLLVSLIPLGVPFPFASNSWTYPEKLSAYECGFDPFGDARSRFDIRFYLVSILFIIPDPEVTFSFPWAVPPNKIDPFGSWSMMAFLLILTIGSLYEWKRGASDRE, from the coding sequence ATGGTCGGCTTCATTGGTACCCTTTTCTTTTTTCGGTATGCCGCTCCGCGAGCAAGGAGCGAAAGAACCAAGTGGGCTGTGGTCATGTCAGAATTTGCACCTATTTGTATCTCTTTAGTGATCAGTCTGCTAGTTTCTTTGATCCCACTCGGTGTTCCTTTTCCCTTTGCTTCCAATAGTTGGACCTATCCAGAAAAATTGTCGGCCTACGAATGTGGTTTCGATCCTTTCGGTGATGCCAGAAGTCGTTTCGATATACGATTTTatcttgtttcaattttatttattattcctGATCCGGAAGTCAccttttcctttccttgggcagTACCTCCCAACAAGATTGATCCGTTTGGATCTTGGTCTATGATGGcctttttattgattttgacgattggatctCTCTATGAATGGAAAAGGGGTGCTTCGGATCGGGAGTAA